A genomic stretch from Larus michahellis chromosome 7, bLarMic1.1, whole genome shotgun sequence includes:
- the FAIM gene encoding fas apoptotic inhibitory molecule 1 isoform X1, giving the protein MLCCCYSAFLFFLLLIGLKAVLVTMASREEITVCEDEVRSRYSHLEKMTDLVAVWEVALSDGVHKIEFEHGTTSGKRVVYVDGKEEIRKEWMFKLVGKETFTVGASKTKATINIDAVSGFAYEYTLDINGKSLKKYMENRSKTTNTWIMSLGGTDYRVVLEKDTMDVWCNGQKMETAPNGIYTE; this is encoded by the exons ATGCTTTGCTGCTgctattctgcttttctttttttcttgctgctaaTTGGATTAAAAGCCGTTTTGGTTACTATGGCATCCCGTGAGGAGATTACTGTCTGTGAAGATGAAGTAAG GTCTCGGTACAGCCACTTAGAGAAGATGACAGATTTGGTGGCTGTTTGGGAAGTAGCTTTAAGTGATGGTGTTCATAAGATTGAATTTGAACATGGGACCACTTCAGGGAAACGTGTTGTCTATGTTGACGGAAAG gaagaaataagaaaagaatggATGTTTAAATTAGTGGGTAAAGAAACATTCACTGTTGGAGCATCCAAAACAAAAGCTACTATTAACATTGATGCAGTCAGTGGCTTTGCGTATGAATATACTTTGGACATCAATGGAAAGAGCCTCAAGAAGTATATGGAGAACAGGTCAAAAACAACCAATACTTGGATAATGAGCTTGGGCGGTACGGACTATAGAGTTGTCCTAG aaaaggACACTATGGATGTGTGGTGCAACGGTCAAAAAATGGAAACAGCG